Within the Roseicitreum antarcticum genome, the region GCGACCGGGCCGCATCGTTGAGGCCGCCCAAGGGTTCGGGGGCTGTGACCGGGCGCGCCGCACCATAAGACTGGGCGGCAATATTGGGGGAAATCTGCATGGGGAATATCCTTTATCTGCGAAGAAACTCGATCAGGCTTTGCTGCATCTGCTTTGCCTGATCGAACATTTTGAGGTTGGCCTCATAGCTGCGCTGCGCCTCGCGGGCGTCGGCGATCTCGATCACGGGGTCGACGTTGGAGCCAAAATAATGCCCGGTCTCATCGGCCAGTACGTGGCCGGGTTCATAGATCTGCGGCAGCGCGCGCTGGTCCAGTTGCACCTCGCCCGGGCGCACCATTATCGGGCTGCCGGGCGCAGGCGCCACCACCGCATCGAAGGCCACCGTCTTGCGCCGGTAGCCCGGCGTGTCGGCATTGGCGATGTTTTCCGAGACATGGCGCAGCCGCTGCGCCTGTGCCTGCATCCCCGAGGCAGAAACCCCGAGGGTCTGTGACAGATTGCTCATGATCGTTCCTATCCGCCGCGCGCGGCGCGGGTGATGGCGCGCAGGCTGGAATACACCCCAAGCGCGGTTTCATAGCTGAGCCGCGTTGTGGCGGCCTGCACCATCTCATTCTCCAGCGAGACGGAATTGCCGTTCACATTGCCGGTGGCCGCCGACCGGTCCACCGCGCGCAACCCGGCCGCAAAGCCCGGCGCGGCGCGACCCGGCAGATGGCCCTCATGTGTCGTGCGCAGGGTCAGACGGTCAGGCGTGGTGCCGTAAACATCTGAAAACGGATGGACATCCTGCGCCCGGTAGCCGGGCGTATCGGCATGGGCAACGTTTTGCGAAATGACGCTTTGCCGTTTGGCAGCATGCGTCGCCATGGCTTGCGCCATGCGGGACAGTTCCAGACTTCTGAACATTCGGGTTTCTCCCTCTTGCTGGCATACACCAAGCCTTAAGGGTGATTCCTTTAGAAACGGTAAGCATGAGACCGGGTTCAAAGGATTCGACGATGATTTTTGACAAATTGATTGCAGACATCGCCGGGCTTTCGGCGGTCCGCTACCTGGGCCGGGTGGCGGGATCGGGGGGCGGGGTGGTACAGGTGCGGGGCCTGTCGCAGCGCGCGCGGATGGGCGACCGGGTGGTCATCGGACACGGGAGTGTCGCGGGAACCATCGCCGGGGTTGGCCCGGTGATCGGTGCGGTCGAAACCCCCGCCGGGCGCGGCGGCGAGGTGGTCCGCATCGGCCCCGACGCGGTGACGGTATTGACCGATTCCCCCGGCGACGGCATCGCGCTGAACGATCCTGTCACCTTGCTGGGCCAATGCGATATTGCGCCTGATAACAGTTGGATAGGCCGTATCGTCGACCCGTTCGGCGCGGCGCTGGACGGGCTGCCGCTGTCGCGCGGTCGCCTGCCCCGCGCACTGCGCCCGGCCGCCCCGACGGCAACACGGCGCGGCCGTTTGGGCGGGCGGCTGGACACCGGGATGACGCTGTTCAACACGCTGCTGCCGCTGGTCGCGGGGCAGCGGATCGGGCTTTTCGCGGGCTCGGGCGTTGGAAAATCGACGCTGCTGGGCACTTTCGCGCGCGAGGTTCCGGCCGATGTTGTCGTGGTCTGCCTGATCGGCGAGCGTGGGCGCGAACTGCGGGAATTCGTCGAAAGCGTGCTTCAGGCCGAGGGGATGGCCCGCGCCATCGTGGTCGCCGCCACCGCTGACCAGTCGCCGCTGATCCGCCGCCGCTGCGCCTGGGCCGCGATGGCCGTGGCCGAACATTTCCGCGATCAGGGCGGGCATGTGCTGCTGCTCATGGACAGCATCACCCGCTTTGCGGAGGCACATCGTGAGATCGCGCTGGCGGGCGGCGAGCCGCAGGCGGTGCGCGGTTTCCCCCCGTCCTCGGCCCATATGATCACCGCGCTGACCGAACGGGCGGGGCCTGGATTGCCCGATCAGGGGATGATTACGGCGGTCTTCAGCGTGCTGGTCGCGGGTTCGGACATGGAAGAACCCATCGCCGATATCATGCGCGGCGTGCTGGACGGGCATATCGTGCTGGACCGCACGATTGCCGAGCGCGGGCGCTTCCCGGCGGTGGATATTCTGCGCTCGGTCTCGCGCAGTTTGCCCGCTGCCGCCACCCCGTCCGAGAACCAGTATATCGCCGAGGCGCGGCGGCTGCTGGGCGCCTATGACCGGGCCGAGCTGATGATTCAGGCGGGCCTCTATGAGGCCGGGACCGATCCGCTGATCGACCGCGCGATCAAGGTCTGGCCGGCGCTTGACGCCTTTGCGGCGCTGCACGCGCCCGGCCCTTCAGCCGACAGCTTCCCCCTTCTGGCCCGCGCGCTGGAGGGGCGTCTGGCGTGAGAATTGTGTTAACTTCAGCCCGGTAGAAGGGCAAAGCGGCTATCTGGAATCGGTATGGAAACAGTATGGTTTTGATACATACGCGCGCTGGGGGATGGGTGTGTTAACCTTTGCGCGGGCACGCCGACAGGGCACGCGGGATGCGCGGGCGCGCGGCCCCTTGCGGTCGCGCCCTGATTGCGCAACGATACCGTCCAAACCCCTGACCAAGGATACATCACCATGACTTTGGAAACCCGCATCGCGCAGGGCCGCGGTGATCTGCCTGCCGATCTGATCTTGCGCGGCGGCAGCGTGCTTTGCCTTGTCACCGGCGCGCGGATCACGGGCGATGTGGCGATCTGCGGCGATACCATCGTGGGGATCGGCGCGGCATATGAGGGCACGCGCGTGATCGACGTAACCGGCAAGATACTGGTGCCGGGGTTCATAGACACGCATCTGCATATCGAATCCTCGCTGGTGACGCCGTTTGAATTCGACCGCTGTGTTGCCCCGCGCGGCGTCACCACGGCGATCTGCGACCCGCACGAAATCGCCAATGTCGCGGGGCTGGAGGGGATCGGGTATTTCCTCGACGCATCGAGCCGTACGGTGATGGACATCCGCGTCAACCTGTCGTCCTGCGTGCCCTCCACCCATATGGAGACGGCGGGCGCGGCGCTGTCGGCGGCTGATCTGGCGCCCCTGGCCGATCATCCGCGTGTCATCGGGCTGGCGGAATTCATGAACTACCCCGGCGTGATCCACCGTGATCCGGGCTGCATGGAGAAACTGCACCTGTTTGCGGGCCGACATATCGACGGGCATGCGCCGCTGCTGCGCGG harbors:
- the flgC gene encoding flagellar basal body rod protein FlgC — its product is MSNLSQTLGVSASGMQAQAQRLRHVSENIANADTPGYRRKTVAFDAVVAPAPGSPIMVRPGEVQLDQRALPQIYEPGHVLADETGHYFGSNVDPVIEIADAREAQRSYEANLKMFDQAKQMQQSLIEFLRR
- the flgB gene encoding hypothetical protein (with FlgF and C makes up the proximal portion of the flagellar basal body rod); this encodes MFRSLELSRMAQAMATHAAKRQSVISQNVAHADTPGYRAQDVHPFSDVYGTTPDRLTLRTTHEGHLPGRAAPGFAAGLRAVDRSAATGNVNGNSVSLENEMVQAATTRLSYETALGVYSSLRAITRAARGG
- a CDS encoding FliI/YscN family ATPase, whose protein sequence is MIFDKLIADIAGLSAVRYLGRVAGSGGGVVQVRGLSQRARMGDRVVIGHGSVAGTIAGVGPVIGAVETPAGRGGEVVRIGPDAVTVLTDSPGDGIALNDPVTLLGQCDIAPDNSWIGRIVDPFGAALDGLPLSRGRLPRALRPAAPTATRRGRLGGRLDTGMTLFNTLLPLVAGQRIGLFAGSGVGKSTLLGTFAREVPADVVVVCLIGERGRELREFVESVLQAEGMARAIVVAATADQSPLIRRRCAWAAMAVAEHFRDQGGHVLLLMDSITRFAEAHREIALAGGEPQAVRGFPPSSAHMITALTERAGPGLPDQGMITAVFSVLVAGSDMEEPIADIMRGVLDGHIVLDRTIAERGRFPAVDILRSVSRSLPAAATPSENQYIAEARRLLGAYDRAELMIQAGLYEAGTDPLIDRAIKVWPALDAFAALHAPGPSADSFPLLARALEGRLA